A genomic stretch from Telmatocola sphagniphila includes:
- the mgtA gene encoding magnesium-translocating P-type ATPase yields MAGVKERPVSFKNLFSAIKREKPTIKVSQIVVDSASLNKAALFDRLKTQENGLSSQEVEARLQEHGHNILAKDQRGGFGKLLWHAVLNPLVILLAILATISFATDDMRAGIVMTLMIVLGVGLKLFQEAKADSAAAKLKAMISVTATALRDGAPKEVAVSDLVPGDIVKLAAGDMIPGDVRIIEAKDLFVIQGSLTGESFPVEKFEVEKNPATTAPIELTSIAFLGTSVESGSATGVVVATGGDTFLGGMAETLSEQVTQTSFDRGVARFTWLMLRFILVMVPLVFLINGLTKHNWSEAFFFALAVAVGLTPEMLPMIVTVCLSKGAIAMSRKKVIVKRINAIQNLGAMDVLCTDKTGTLTMDHVILEKHCDVVLKEDEGVLALAYMNSHFQTGLKSVLDRAILAHTDTQSDAHIPDFQKVDEIPFDFQRRIMSVVVRTPENKDRIISKGAPEEIFARCKQFELDGQLYPMEHMFIQELKEEYEQLSSDGFRVLAIASKDLTPREAGSQHSTPYSKQDETDLILNGYVAFLDPPKDTAKTALKALEGHGISVKVVTGDNELVSRKVCKEVGLATDFVLLGTDVDKLSDSELAETAEKTTLFARVSPAHKQRIITALRSRNHTVGFMGDGINDAPALRAADVGISVDTAVDIAKESADMILLEKSLMVLEEGVIEGRKVFANILKYIRMGASSNFGNMFSVLGTSIFLPYLPMAPIQILANNLLYDISQTAIPTDEVDPEQVERPRPWDIRQLTRYILFIGPCSSIFDYATFFIMLYLFGCWNIATPEEAAYSESLFQTGWFVESLLTQTLIIHVIRTNRIPFLQSLASWPLIVMSAIIMCLGVAMPYTLLGDYLGFKPLPGLYWPLLVVILLTYVMLTQFVKMWLLKRKWI; encoded by the coding sequence ATGGCTGGCGTGAAAGAGCGACCTGTCAGTTTCAAAAACCTGTTTTCCGCGATCAAACGCGAGAAACCGACGATTAAAGTTTCCCAGATTGTCGTCGACTCGGCTTCCCTGAATAAAGCTGCGCTTTTCGATCGGCTTAAAACTCAGGAAAACGGTCTGAGCTCGCAGGAAGTCGAGGCTCGCCTTCAAGAGCATGGACACAATATCCTGGCCAAAGATCAGCGCGGCGGTTTTGGCAAACTTCTCTGGCACGCCGTGCTAAACCCGCTGGTAATTCTGCTGGCTATTCTGGCCACCATTTCGTTTGCGACCGATGATATGCGGGCTGGGATAGTAATGACCCTCATGATCGTACTGGGGGTCGGGCTGAAGTTGTTTCAGGAAGCCAAGGCCGATAGTGCGGCGGCCAAACTCAAAGCCATGATATCCGTCACGGCTACGGCCCTGCGCGATGGAGCGCCGAAGGAAGTCGCCGTTTCCGATCTGGTACCCGGCGACATCGTGAAACTTGCGGCAGGCGATATGATTCCAGGGGATGTCCGCATCATCGAGGCCAAGGATCTGTTCGTCATTCAAGGTTCGTTGACCGGGGAGAGTTTTCCCGTCGAAAAATTTGAAGTCGAAAAGAATCCGGCCACGACCGCTCCCATCGAACTTACCAGTATCGCTTTTTTGGGAACGAGCGTGGAAAGCGGATCGGCCACGGGTGTGGTGGTAGCCACCGGCGGAGATACTTTTCTGGGAGGTATGGCGGAGACGCTTTCCGAACAAGTCACCCAGACTTCCTTCGATCGCGGTGTCGCCCGCTTCACCTGGTTGATGTTGCGATTCATTCTGGTAATGGTGCCACTAGTATTTCTGATCAACGGCTTGACCAAACATAATTGGAGCGAAGCATTTTTCTTTGCGCTGGCCGTGGCAGTCGGTCTGACACCTGAAATGCTTCCCATGATAGTGACCGTCTGTCTCTCCAAGGGAGCCATCGCGATGAGCCGAAAAAAGGTCATCGTGAAGCGAATTAATGCTATCCAAAATCTGGGGGCGATGGATGTCTTGTGTACCGACAAGACCGGAACACTTACCATGGATCACGTCATTCTCGAGAAGCATTGCGACGTGGTGCTGAAGGAGGACGAGGGTGTACTGGCCCTGGCCTATATGAATAGCCACTTCCAGACGGGTTTGAAAAGTGTCCTCGATCGCGCGATTTTAGCCCACACCGACACTCAAAGTGATGCCCATATCCCCGATTTTCAGAAAGTGGATGAGATTCCTTTCGACTTTCAACGACGGATTATGTCGGTGGTGGTGCGCACTCCAGAGAACAAGGATCGCATTATTAGTAAGGGGGCTCCCGAAGAGATTTTTGCCCGCTGCAAGCAATTCGAACTGGATGGACAACTTTACCCCATGGAACATATGTTCATCCAAGAATTGAAAGAAGAGTACGAACAACTGAGCTCCGATGGCTTTCGAGTTCTCGCGATTGCCAGCAAGGATCTCACACCGCGAGAGGCCGGCTCGCAGCACTCCACACCCTATTCGAAACAGGATGAAACCGATCTCATTCTCAACGGCTATGTGGCTTTCCTCGATCCACCCAAGGATACGGCAAAGACTGCGTTAAAAGCCCTCGAGGGACATGGAATCAGCGTGAAAGTCGTTACAGGAGATAACGAACTTGTGTCCCGCAAGGTCTGCAAGGAAGTGGGACTGGCGACGGATTTTGTGTTGCTGGGAACGGACGTCGACAAACTATCGGATAGCGAACTGGCAGAAACGGCGGAGAAGACCACACTTTTCGCACGCGTCTCGCCAGCCCATAAACAACGCATTATCACTGCACTGCGATCTCGCAATCACACAGTCGGCTTCATGGGGGATGGGATTAACGATGCACCGGCCTTACGTGCAGCGGATGTTGGCATCAGCGTCGATACGGCTGTGGATATCGCCAAGGAATCGGCTGATATGATCCTTCTGGAGAAGTCCTTGATGGTACTGGAAGAAGGGGTGATCGAAGGTCGGAAGGTCTTCGCGAATATTCTCAAATATATTCGCATGGGAGCGAGTAGTAACTTTGGGAACATGTTCAGTGTGCTGGGAACCAGTATCTTTCTGCCCTATCTGCCCATGGCTCCCATTCAGATTCTGGCCAACAACTTGCTTTACGACATCAGCCAGACGGCGATACCCACGGATGAAGTCGATCCGGAACAGGTCGAACGGCCGCGCCCCTGGGATATCCGTCAGCTCACACGCTACATTCTGTTTATCGGCCCTTGTTCCTCAATTTTCGACTATGCCACGTTCTTCATAATGCTTTACTTGTTCGGTTGCTGGAATATCGCTACGCCCGAAGAAGCCGCCTACAGCGAAAGTTTGTTTCAGACCGGCTGGTTTGTGGAGAGTTTATTGACCCAGACTTTAATCATTCACGTGATTCGTACAAACCGCATACCGTTCCTCCAGAGCCTGGCCTCCTGGCCGTTGATAGTGATGTCCGCAATCATCATGTGTCTGGGAGTCGCGATGCCCTACACGTTGCTGGGAGATTACCTGGGCTTCAAACCTTTGCCGGGGCTCTATTGGCCCTTGTTGGTGGTGATTTTGCTCACCTATGTGATGCTGACGCAATTCGTCAAAATGTGGTTGTTGAAGAGGAAGTGGATCTGA
- a CDS encoding HD domain-containing protein: MSDVRLRHAIAFEAARLMYSRQESEYFTAKRKAAKRLCRGDVKPNDLPSNAEIRDLIQSFARIHEGESRKDNLKAMRFEALKLMRLLCRFKPRLIGSVMTGHVRKGSDIDLHLFSDFIEPITAVLESEGYTFDVERKQVVKHNEARIFTHIHVFDKFNFELTVYAENQAHYVFKSSITGKAIERASIRELEILLKAEYPEENLDELSLEFESDEIEDPYPFFKLLLTPLEKVKQGAKYHPEGDVLYHSLQVFELAKNSRPYDEEFLLAALLHDVGKGIDPDDHVGSGLDALKGLITPRTEFLIEHHMQAHAYKAGTLGHRSKLRLEQSPDFEDLLLLEELDRGGRVPGAQVGTVEEALAYLQQIALENE; the protein is encoded by the coding sequence ATGTCTGATGTTCGATTACGGCACGCTATCGCTTTTGAAGCCGCCCGTTTGATGTACAGTCGCCAGGAATCAGAGTACTTCACCGCCAAGCGAAAGGCGGCCAAACGACTCTGTCGTGGCGATGTGAAGCCCAATGACCTCCCTTCGAATGCGGAAATTCGGGATCTAATTCAGAGTTTTGCTCGGATACACGAGGGAGAAAGCCGCAAGGATAATCTCAAAGCCATGCGATTCGAGGCTTTGAAGCTGATGCGGTTGCTCTGTCGATTTAAGCCGCGTTTGATCGGTTCGGTCATGACCGGCCATGTCCGCAAAGGCTCGGATATCGATCTCCACCTGTTCAGTGATTTCATCGAACCAATCACGGCCGTGCTGGAATCCGAAGGTTACACCTTCGATGTGGAACGCAAGCAAGTCGTCAAACACAACGAGGCGCGAATCTTCACTCATATCCACGTCTTCGACAAATTCAATTTTGAACTGACCGTCTACGCCGAGAATCAGGCTCACTACGTTTTCAAAAGCTCGATTACTGGCAAAGCAATCGAGCGGGCCTCGATTCGCGAGCTGGAAATCCTTCTGAAGGCCGAGTACCCCGAAGAGAATCTGGATGAACTCAGCCTGGAGTTCGAATCGGACGAGATTGAGGATCCTTATCCTTTTTTCAAGTTGCTGCTCACCCCGTTGGAAAAAGTGAAGCAGGGGGCGAAGTACCATCCCGAAGGAGATGTGCTCTATCACTCGCTCCAGGTGTTTGAGCTGGCGAAGAATAGCCGACCCTACGACGAAGAATTTCTGCTCGCGGCTCTATTGCACGATGTCGGCAAAGGAATCGACCCGGACGATCATGTCGGTTCGGGACTGGACGCTTTAAAAGGGCTGATCACGCCGCGCACCGAATTTCTGATAGAGCATCACATGCAGGCTCATGCGTACAAAGCGGGAACGCTTGGACATCGCTCCAAGCTTCGTCTCGAGCAGTCGCCCGATTTTGAAGATCTCCTGCTTCTCGAAGAACTGGATCGGGGAGGGCGTGTGCCCGGTGCTCAAGTGGGAACTGTCGAGGAAGCACTTGCCTATCTCCAGCAAATCGCTCTGGAAAATGAGTGA
- a CDS encoding ABC transporter permease has product MAMTDQKERLSFLFLFAGALSLLFLWGQISTPLFTIFFLVWTAVLAIVVRAGALPLVGPVLIYDLIRIGRRKGNFRMRTLFALGLGLLAAWLYYDTTHRLEVTYRGGSVPLRAQAEVGQTLFAFVIIVQFFLISIMTPGYVGGAIAEEKERKTLEFLLATDLRNHEIIFGKLASRVANLLLFVLAGLPVMGIALILGGVDPDLLMLCYAVTLITLLSLSALSIFCSVIKKRARDGISFTYFVMLSYLLLTFVPFIFIGGPSAISVEYKFLGFAVRPFEWFNSLASGNPVWQFALFMFKTRGGGMGVRSASLLWEILENYTLFHSLIIFLCLGYSAWRLRSISLAQLYNPLQTRNWFWKKIRTRPIPSHPPVGDNPMYWKEVHVMGSGRKRLKGGWRYLMPILFSFAAPAFIAATILYPKFQAIDRFDWRFFFLDPIFQSEMARSMNTYIRMVAILGISVLLLRISVRSSGRISGERELSTLDELLTTLLTTREILWNKWLGSVFEMKSIWIFLISTWVIAVFCDALHWMMVPLLIFYTFLYAFGFAGLGLYCSIKARNSNRATLSAIFWGLFQGGLVIPLIYALLTALEYQLTFLDKVVDGFFEFAGPFSPPVTIFFLCMADPWENESYRNTKSIGNDLFLVLAGLALSTIAWFVLSYIYWLLITRRFNKLANRVPYSPENPTLQSTND; this is encoded by the coding sequence ATGGCTATGACCGATCAGAAGGAACGACTCAGCTTTCTATTCCTCTTCGCGGGTGCTTTGAGCCTGCTCTTTCTTTGGGGACAAATCAGCACTCCACTATTCACGATTTTTTTCCTGGTCTGGACCGCCGTGCTGGCAATAGTGGTACGGGCGGGCGCATTACCCCTGGTGGGACCCGTACTGATTTACGATCTCATCCGCATCGGACGGCGAAAAGGGAATTTCCGGATGCGCACCCTCTTCGCCCTCGGTTTAGGCCTCCTGGCGGCCTGGCTCTATTACGACACGACTCACAGGCTCGAGGTGACTTATCGTGGAGGATCGGTCCCTTTACGGGCTCAGGCGGAAGTCGGTCAAACTCTTTTTGCTTTCGTCATTATCGTGCAATTTTTTCTGATTTCGATCATGACGCCCGGCTATGTGGGTGGGGCGATTGCTGAAGAAAAGGAACGTAAGACGCTGGAATTTCTGCTGGCAACCGACCTTCGCAACCACGAGATTATTTTCGGCAAACTCGCCAGCCGGGTGGCTAATCTCCTATTGTTCGTTCTGGCGGGCCTGCCAGTCATGGGAATCGCACTAATCCTGGGAGGGGTCGATCCCGATCTGTTAATGCTCTGTTATGCTGTCACCCTGATTACGCTTCTCAGCCTTTCAGCCTTAAGTATTTTTTGTTCGGTTATCAAAAAACGCGCTCGCGATGGCATCAGTTTCACGTACTTTGTGATGTTGAGCTATTTGTTACTCACTTTCGTGCCTTTTATTTTTATTGGGGGCCCTTCAGCCATAAGTGTGGAATACAAGTTCCTGGGCTTCGCAGTTCGACCGTTTGAGTGGTTCAATTCTCTGGCTTCCGGAAATCCGGTCTGGCAATTCGCGTTGTTTATGTTCAAGACTCGAGGTGGCGGAATGGGGGTACGCTCCGCATCGCTACTGTGGGAGATTTTGGAAAATTACACTCTGTTTCATTCGTTGATCATTTTCCTTTGCCTGGGCTACAGTGCCTGGAGATTGCGAAGCATCTCTTTAGCACAACTTTATAACCCTTTACAAACTCGTAATTGGTTTTGGAAAAAAATTCGGACAAGACCCATCCCTTCGCATCCTCCGGTCGGAGACAACCCGATGTATTGGAAGGAAGTGCATGTTATGGGATCGGGTCGGAAAAGATTAAAAGGCGGATGGCGATATTTGATGCCGATTCTGTTTTCGTTCGCCGCCCCTGCGTTTATTGCTGCAACTATTCTATATCCAAAATTCCAAGCGATTGATCGATTCGATTGGCGGTTTTTTTTTCTCGATCCCATCTTTCAGTCCGAAATGGCTCGATCGATGAATACCTACATCCGCATGGTCGCTATCCTGGGTATAAGCGTATTATTGTTGCGAATTTCCGTGCGATCCTCGGGACGCATCTCCGGCGAGCGTGAACTAAGTACGCTCGACGAATTACTCACTACCCTACTTACCACCCGTGAGATCCTTTGGAACAAATGGCTGGGAAGCGTTTTCGAAATGAAAAGCATCTGGATCTTTTTGATCTCGACCTGGGTCATTGCAGTATTCTGCGATGCTCTCCACTGGATGATGGTACCGTTACTAATCTTTTACACTTTTCTTTATGCCTTCGGTTTCGCCGGACTGGGCTTGTACTGCTCCATCAAAGCCCGAAATTCAAATCGGGCTACTCTTTCGGCCATTTTTTGGGGCCTGTTTCAAGGCGGTTTGGTCATTCCTCTGATCTATGCCCTCCTTACCGCATTGGAGTATCAGTTGACTTTTCTGGATAAGGTGGTGGATGGCTTCTTTGAATTCGCCGGGCCCTTCTCGCCCCCGGTGACGATCTTTTTCCTTTGCATGGCCGATCCCTGGGAGAATGAAAGTTATCGAAATACAAAATCGATCGGTAACGATCTATTTTTGGTACTTGCCGGGCTGGCCTTGAGCACCATCGCCTGGTTCGTTCTCTCCTATATATACTGGCTTCTGATCACGCGACGCTTCAACAAATTAGCCAATCGGGTTCCTTACTCGCCCGAAAATCCGACTCTTCAGTCGACCAACGATTAG
- a CDS encoding DUF1559 domain-containing protein has translation MIRRRSGFTLIELLVVIAIIAILIGLLLPAVQKVREAAARMKCSNNLKQMILAAHNYESALGVLPPAYRGNSIGGAPQYFDLWGTIALMTPYLEQTAVYNSIDLTQTMYQLTPPYYINSVTAVQTFVPIFTCPSDKGQAVETGVYVPPGVPLAPSNYAFCLGTGTTTGRTGWLGSPYDADGVFYAQSKVRITDITDGTSNTAAASERTLGDGQDDGSVASRSAIDTSTMYVSPQAQLTDSACGSTLNINYDQHRGYTWVAGEPRCTSYNHYYTPNDRVNPDCVANYTGANPLTAYSGHGLSTARSRHTGGVNVAFCDGSVHFIRDSISLQTWRSMATRSGGEVLGSDFLN, from the coding sequence ATGATACGTCGACGTTCGGGATTTACCTTAATCGAATTGCTGGTGGTGATCGCCATCATCGCAATCCTCATCGGCCTGTTGTTGCCGGCAGTTCAGAAAGTTCGCGAAGCGGCCGCCCGTATGAAATGTTCCAACAATCTCAAACAGATGATTCTGGCTGCCCATAATTACGAATCGGCGCTGGGTGTTCTGCCGCCCGCATATCGAGGAAATTCGATTGGTGGGGCCCCCCAGTACTTCGACCTGTGGGGAACCATCGCCTTGATGACTCCTTACCTGGAGCAGACGGCGGTTTACAACAGCATCGACCTGACCCAGACGATGTACCAGCTCACGCCTCCCTATTACATCAATTCCGTAACGGCAGTGCAGACTTTCGTGCCCATTTTTACCTGCCCAAGCGACAAAGGACAAGCTGTGGAGACCGGCGTTTACGTTCCGCCGGGTGTTCCACTTGCTCCCTCCAATTACGCCTTCTGCCTGGGGACTGGAACGACCACCGGGCGAACTGGCTGGTTGGGATCGCCTTACGATGCGGATGGAGTCTTTTATGCTCAATCGAAAGTGCGGATTACTGATATTACGGACGGAACAAGTAATACCGCGGCCGCTTCCGAACGGACGCTCGGGGATGGACAGGATGATGGATCGGTGGCCAGCCGATCTGCTATCGATACTTCGACCATGTATGTCAGCCCACAGGCTCAACTGACCGATTCCGCCTGCGGCAGCACACTGAACATTAATTACGATCAGCATCGCGGGTACACCTGGGTAGCCGGGGAGCCTCGCTGCACCTCGTACAACCACTATTACACACCTAACGATCGCGTGAATCCAGATTGCGTGGCCAACTACACGGGCGCCAATCCTCTGACCGCCTATAGCGGGCATGGTTTGAGCACAGCCCGCAGTCGGCATACCGGTGGTGTTAATGTGGCATTCTGCGACGGCAGCGTGCACTTCATCCGGGATTCGATTTCCCTGCAAACCTGGCGTTCCATGGCTACCCGCTCCGGGGGGGAAGTTTTGGGAAGTGATTTTTTGAATTAA
- a CDS encoding phytanoyl-CoA dioxygenase family protein: MPTPNVLIPEQVAFYREEGYLLLKGVFETGELTEFTREIDSILRHRADLVHADNMRARFRPHHLTSEPVFEVFDPIADLSPSAWSIAHDQRIRDRLHDLYGEPACLFKDKLIYKLPGATGTTLHQDWISWPDFPESFLTVVLPLDSFDESTGATEVFPGCHHQGYLSPKDGQHHYIELSDLPVDPVPLNMEPGDMAIFGCFLPHRSAANVSNHPRRGYFISYNAESDGGDQYQKHYPEYHAWIRKKTPEPRRSQLYFR, from the coding sequence ATGCCGACTCCCAATGTCCTGATTCCTGAACAGGTAGCGTTCTATCGTGAAGAAGGTTACCTGCTATTAAAAGGCGTATTTGAGACTGGCGAACTCACCGAATTTACCCGGGAGATCGACTCAATTCTTAGGCATCGAGCGGATCTCGTTCATGCCGATAATATGCGCGCTCGTTTTCGACCCCACCACTTGACGAGCGAACCCGTTTTTGAAGTCTTCGACCCAATCGCGGATCTCTCGCCCTCTGCCTGGTCGATCGCCCACGACCAGCGAATCCGCGATCGACTTCATGATCTCTACGGCGAGCCCGCTTGCCTTTTCAAAGACAAATTGATTTACAAACTACCCGGGGCTACCGGAACGACATTACATCAGGACTGGATTTCCTGGCCCGATTTCCCGGAATCGTTTCTAACCGTAGTCCTTCCGCTCGATTCCTTCGACGAATCGACGGGTGCAACCGAAGTTTTCCCGGGTTGTCACCACCAGGGATATTTGTCTCCCAAGGATGGCCAGCATCACTACATCGAATTGAGCGATCTACCCGTAGACCCGGTGCCACTGAACATGGAACCGGGAGATATGGCGATATTTGGGTGTTTTCTGCCGCATCGATCGGCCGCGAATGTATCGAATCATCCCCGCCGGGGCTACTTCATCAGTTACAACGCCGAGTCGGATGGGGGAGATCAATACCAGAAGCATTACCCCGAATATCACGCATGGATTCGTAAAAAGACTCCCGAACCTCGCCGCAGTCAACTCTATTTTCGGTGA
- a CDS encoding MFS transporter — MSVANLDAAEKPVYFPVLSLKNFLEYGWLTILIGALAMTATYPSRTHGLGMITEPLLTDLNLSDSAGRNLYSEFNLWGTLIGALFCIPIGWLFDRFDRRLVLAANLVLLGAATCWMSTIHSQTELLIAIIVTRGLGQAALSVVSITIVAKGFHVRQLGLAMAWYAILSTPFHVLLIQNVSAARAIGQDWRNIWFNIGLVLGSLSILSIFLSSRVLTDPETQKDISGEGATLKQALRSPAFWVISLTISLWGMISGGIALYNEDILKELGFDTKIYTDSLQVVTVVGLAFKLLFGYWSRRHSLGSLLGLSLLITAAALVCLPFATKAWHVYAYSVLMGIGGGAVALLFFAAWGKLYGHRELGKIQGVAQMLTVLLAAFGPLVFSKVKELTASYSLAFQFFGGVFLVMAIISWLTPMPKAEDYHSKS; from the coding sequence ATGTCAGTTGCTAACTTGGATGCCGCCGAGAAGCCGGTTTACTTTCCGGTTTTAAGTCTCAAAAATTTCCTCGAATATGGCTGGTTGACCATCCTGATCGGTGCACTCGCCATGACGGCGACCTATCCTAGCCGAACGCATGGCCTGGGCATGATCACGGAACCCTTGCTGACCGACTTGAATCTGTCTGATAGTGCCGGCCGCAACCTCTATTCGGAATTCAATCTTTGGGGCACCTTGATCGGTGCCCTTTTTTGCATTCCCATCGGCTGGCTCTTCGACCGCTTCGACCGGCGACTAGTGCTCGCGGCCAATCTGGTGCTCTTAGGGGCTGCCACCTGTTGGATGAGTACCATCCATTCTCAGACGGAACTACTAATTGCGATTATAGTTACTCGCGGCCTGGGACAGGCCGCTCTCTCGGTGGTGAGCATCACCATCGTCGCTAAAGGATTTCACGTTCGGCAACTCGGTTTGGCGATGGCCTGGTATGCCATCCTGAGTACGCCGTTTCACGTCCTTTTGATTCAGAATGTAAGTGCTGCCCGAGCTATAGGGCAGGATTGGCGGAATATTTGGTTCAATATCGGTCTAGTTTTAGGATCCCTTTCCATCCTGTCGATATTCCTTTCCTCCCGCGTACTCACCGATCCCGAGACTCAGAAAGATATTTCTGGGGAAGGGGCTACGCTTAAACAAGCTCTGCGTTCCCCGGCTTTCTGGGTGATCAGTCTGACAATCTCTCTGTGGGGAATGATCTCGGGGGGGATCGCCCTTTACAACGAAGACATCTTGAAAGAACTCGGCTTTGACACAAAAATCTATACCGATTCACTTCAGGTCGTGACTGTGGTCGGACTCGCCTTCAAATTGCTCTTCGGCTACTGGTCCCGGAGACATTCCCTGGGAAGCCTCTTAGGGTTATCGCTTTTGATCACGGCCGCAGCCTTAGTTTGTCTTCCTTTCGCCACAAAAGCCTGGCACGTCTACGCTTACTCCGTGCTCATGGGAATTGGTGGCGGTGCGGTTGCCCTACTCTTCTTCGCCGCCTGGGGAAAACTCTACGGACATCGCGAACTCGGGAAAATTCAGGGAGTGGCCCAAATGCTGACCGTTCTCTTAGCGGCTTTTGGCCCTCTGGTCTTTAGTAAAGTCAAAGAACTTACAGCTTCCTACTCCCTGGCCTTCCAGTTCTTTGGCGGCGTGTTTTTAGTAATGGCGATTATCTCATGGCTCACCCCGATGCCTAAAGCGGAAGATTACCATTCGAAATCCTAG